The following proteins come from a genomic window of Macrobrachium rosenbergii isolate ZJJX-2024 chromosome 39, ASM4041242v1, whole genome shotgun sequence:
- the LOC136825801 gene encoding serine-rich adhesin for platelets-like isoform X2, with the protein MARRRPSCRRRSSSGRTKAKASSGRRNDGASFKPKGQADFTSSKHTAMENGSARERKENCDPLGPPSCDPQGKKPLGNNNAPPSSPSSPLHRPNHLNNLINVNSGRDSACSDETPISSCSLYTSSSSTPSCDTPSLSSYDNSRTGTPSIQTPSMRTPSIRTPSLFGSSFDNSSFDASSLEYESNSSSVCGTPVTPRPGHPHPNAHPLELSSSQEESSEESRARKRTEKRKRYRRNRRLRMLAAMHMENVEREKLCKMASSSAGDKVDEAIATGGGAVGEMAIDVPVGNVVEGTQNGVEKESAFIEELTLPPAVTTLKERDSVEEVVDEGFSENFDKAQRKNLEETIVTTNMSAATKTVKDGDTYNRELSVDVIRIEVEGEVRFHGGEEGSKESENAKDIMNKYADGLSQTLKDEMDKITSEVLESRVSSEKSNEVTEEGCADEEGKVTEEEEKGCADEEGKVTEEEEKGCADEEGGSCEDDDGREEGTDDDPPKEKQSEEPSGSSSETGEESTSPDQVDGTSTSPAAENKETEKEPLPSGKQVNEEIDTVVCTKAVPDEVTSAVVNDNLHLINRFDKLELVDVIETQGCPENLVVLEMKNNADGLTGDSAGQEEEEEEQKITDNENGVEAPKGKVRFAGEEENENVEQVVDIPIIMESGYEEIFPEERVEVIDVMKAGEGEDGDIVIFEVQNDDEAKEEEEEEEGEEEEEEDGGVEETDNDTKEDAENEPNDEVAVAVGKEATDSSSTSEPGRKEEEVEIAQNGVISTDVDKNAVVGPTTVGDEAKKPAGKVDAALAELDSIPDGVCESGEVEEEEEDEEEWSYYRMEPQTHPQGEDVITSGGAPAAVSSKPAEDIEIISEPTDIVLDQVIVPAEEPKAKTEDLVADLIEESTDLTEQPEKNELVENIDEIPVTVGKTPDNLESKMDMDLIPSLDDHPERLINFSGPGLEKTDLIDTGLEQNSPHGSGSPRAPGSPRSVEGFVTSVELNTADESFATNFAVNQAQDGFAGPVMDQSSGPFSVYVSSSPEPTSLDPPTQSVDLLNMTSGLTNGQVDDEHPMNRAEVRDESPVEIVHAQSTVEVVAPPSPVDVSGPETLFTMPDQQVPDSPASVHMPPTDISFVPQPIIEPSAEVPVPVYVDDTPVSEPEIIPDVTQAVSATEDFVTVSKTEMEVEAENITETLVSNVESFVETTRTEVTEANYSMETETSNHMVTDFEAKEELLQLSSPVPPLYSDEKDVISVKSPDFETIPNTGEAFVEERTSPVTTEAVSVSDVAEKDSQIASPEPVKVKTPEPVEAKSPEPVKAKSPEPVEAKSPEPVEAKSPEPLEVKSPEPVEAKSPELIAKSPEAVKSPEPEAVKSPEPAVAKATKAAKTPAKSAGDKAATKATPGKATPSKSTPAKATPKSTTPSSTRTPSTRTPTTRTPLAKSTEKKTPTSKPASPAVASRTAAPRPASTRPASAPTSAKPTVSRTAAPKPATTKPAPAKPSTTRSSVTAPKPTTKAAGTTVPKAGSTTKPTTTRPTSASTTTTKKPLDATKSADKADGKLVNGTARPSSRPGTARPTSTTTAARKPLTSTTKTATKSAAEKETKNTTNQILSTRPSKTASSTTKTAASRTTSATHSTSRTTSKVSESANATKSRVTTTTKTTASKTTGAATKKTMVTKSKTSQAGTKETSVKTKTEAAVIAKAEPLVNGENKIADEETSVEVLEKCAVEDIMQASSEKIIAETMSSEQMVVTTETTEVLVNGDH; encoded by the exons ATGGCGAGACGCCGGCCCTCTTGTAGGCGCAGGAGTTCCTCCGGTAGGACAAAGGCCAAAGCCTCCTCAGGAAGGCGGAACGATGGCGCGTCCTTCAAGCCGAAAGGTCAGGCGGATTTCACGTCGAGTAAACACACAGCCATGGAAAACGGAAGCGcgagggagaggaaagaaaactGCGACCCCTTAGGCCCTCCATCATGTGACCCCCAGGGGAAGAAGCCCCTGGGCAACAACAAtgctcccccctcctccccctcctccccgctTCACAGACCCAATCACCTTAACAATCTAATTAACGTGAATTCTGGGAGGGACTCCGCTTGCAGCGACGAAACGCCAATATCCTCCTGTAGTCTGTATACCAGCTCGAGCAGCACACCTTCCTGCGACACTCCATCCTTGAGCTCTTACGACAACAGCCGGACGGGGACGCCCTCCATACAAACGCCGTCCATGAGGACGCCTTCCATAAGGACGCCCTCGCTCTTCGGCAGTTCCTTCGACAATTCGTCCTTCGACGCCTCTTCTCTGGAATACGAGAGCAACAGCTCGTCGGTGTGCGGCACCCCTGTCACCCCTCGACCGGGCCACCCCCACCCCAACGCCCACCCTCTCGAGTTGAGCAGCAGCCAGGAGGAGTCGAGCGAGGAGTCTCGCGCGAGGAAGAGAACCGAGAAGAGGAAGCGCTACAGGAGGAACAGGAGGCTTAGGATGTTGGCCGCCATGCACATGGAGAACGTCGAGAGGGAGAAGCTGTGTAAAATGGCGTCTTCTTCTGCCGGCGACAAGGTCGACGAAGCTATTGCTACTGGTGGTGGTGCTGTTGGGGAAATGGCCATCGACGTGCCGGTTGGGAATGTCGTCGAGGGAACACAGAACGGAGTAGAGAAGGAAAGTGCCTTTATCGAAGAGTTAACGTTGCCGCCTGCCGTGACGACCCTCAAAGAGAGGGACAGCGTCGAAGAAGTCGTCGACGAAGGGTTTTCTGAGAATTTCGACAAGGCCCAGCGTAAGAATCTGGAGGAGACGATCGTCACGACCAATATGTCGGCGGCGACAAAGACCGTGAAAGACGGAGACACTTATAACAGAGAGTTGTCTGTAGATGTCATCAGAATCGAGGTTGAGGGAGAGGTCAGATTTCACGGAGGGGAAGAAGGGTCAAAGGAGAGTGAAAATGCAAAGGACATCATGAACAAGTACGCCGACGGTCTCTCGCAGACGCTGAAGGACGAGATGGACAAAATAACGAGCGAGGTCCTGGAGAGTCGAGTTTCCAGTGAGAAGAGTAATGAAGTTACCGAAGAAGGGTGCGCAGATGAAGAAG GTAAAGTTaccgaagaagaagagaaagggtgCGCAGATGAAGAAGGTAAAGTTaccgaagaagaagagaaagggtgCGCAGATGAAGAAGGAGGTTCCTGCGAGGATGACGATGGCAGAGAAGAAGGCACAGATGACGACCCGCCGAAGGAGAAACAGTCGGAGGAACCCTCTGGTTCCTCATCTGAAACAGGAGAGGAAAGCACTTCTCCCGATCAAGTAGACGGCACCTCGACCTCCCCAGCTGCCgaaaataaagaaactgagaAGGAACCTTTGCCTTCAGGAAAGCAAGTTAACGAGGAAATAGACACCGTCGTCTGTACGAAGGCGGTACCTGACGAAGTCACTTCTGCGGTAGTGAACGACAACCTCCACCTGATAAATCGCTTTGATAAACTCGAATTGGTCGACGTCATTGAAACCCAGGGTTGCCCGGAGAATCTGGTCGTTCTGGAGATGAAGAACAACGCCGACGGTTTGACCGGCGATAGCGCAggtcaagaggaggaggaggaggaacagaagaTAACGGATAACGAAAACGGCGTGGAGGCGCCCAAAGGCAAAGTGAGGTTTGCCGGAGAGGAGGAGAACGAGAATGTCGAGCAAGTCGTCGATATCCCCATTATAATGGAATCCGGTTACGAGGAAATCTTCCCGGAGGAACGGGTCGAGGTGATCGACGTCATGAAAGCCGGAGAAGGGGAAGACGGAGATATAGTGATATTTGAGGTTCAGAATGACGacgaagcaaaagaagaagaagaagaagaggagggggaggaggaggaggaggaggatgggggcgTAGAGGAAACTGACAACGACACGAAAGAGGATGCAGAAAATGAGCCGAATGACGAAGTCGCAGTCGCTGTTGGAAAGGAAGCgactgacagcagcagcaccAGCGAGCCGGGGCGAAAAGAGGAGGAAGTCGAAATTGCTCAAAACGGCGTGATTTCGACAGACGTGGATAAAAACGCAGTAGTAGGACCCACCACCGTCGGGGATGAAGCGAAGAAGCCTgcaggaaaag TTGATGCAGCATTGGCAGAACTAGACAGCATCCCTGACGGTGTTTGCGAATCTGGTGAagtagaagaggaggaagaagacgaagaggagtgGTCTTACTATCGTATGGAACCACAGACACATCCACAG GGTGAAGACGTAATTACTAGTGGAGGTGCCCCTGCTGCTGTGTCCTCCAAACCAGCTGAAGACATTGAAATCATATCAGAACCTACTGATATAGTCCTTGACCAAGTCATTGTCCCAGCAGAAGAACCTAAGGCTAAAACTGAAGATTTAGTAGCTGATCTGATTGAAGAAAGCACTGATTTGACTGAGCAACCAGAAAAGAATGAGCTTGTAGAAAACATTGATGAAATACCAGTCACTGTAGGAAAGACTCCTGATAATCTTGAAAGCAAGATGGATATGGATTTGATTCCTAGCTTGGATGATCACCCAGAGAGGTTGATTAACTTCTCAGGCCCTGGTCTTGAGAAAACTGATTTGATCGACACAGGTTTAGAGCAGAATAGCCCTCATGGTTCTGGTAGCCCAAGGGCTCCAGGAAGCCCAAGATCAGTTGAAGGCTTTGTTACTTCTGTGGAGCTGAATACAGCAGATGAAAGCTTTGCTACCAATTTTGCTGTGAACCAGGCTCAGGATGGCTTTGCTGGCCCAGTGATGGACCAGTCATCAGGACCTTTCAGTGTTTATGTTAGTTCATCTCCAGAACCAACTAGTTTGGACCCACCTACACAGTCTGTTGATTTGCTCAACATGACCTCTGGTTTGACTAATGGACAAGTGGATGATGAGCATCCTATGAATCGAGCAGAGGTTCGGGATGAGTCTCCCGTAGAGATTGTTCATGCTCAGTCAACTGTGGAAGTAGTTGCACCCCCATCTCCTGTGGATGTAAGTGGACCTGAAACTCTGTTTACTATGCCTGATCAGCAAGTCCCAGATTCTCCTGCCTCCGTTCACATGCCGCCAACAGATATCTCTTTTGTTCCCCAACCAATTATAGAACCTTCTGCCGAAGTTCCAGTTCCTGTATATGTAGATGATACACCAGTGTCAGAGCCTGAGATAATTCCTGATGTAACCCAGGCTGTATCTGCTACTGAAGACTTTGTTACAGTATCTAAAACTGAAATGGAAGTGGAAGCTGAGAATATAACTGAAACACTAGTTTCCAATGTTGAGTCTTTTGTCGAGACTACTCGAACTGAAGTTACTGAGGCTAATTATTCTATGGAAACTGAAACTTCAAACCATATGGTGACTGATTTTGAAGCTAAAGAAGAATTGTTGCAGTTGTCGTCACCTGTACCTCCATTATACAGTGACGAAAAGGATGTTATTTCTGTTAAGTCTCCAGACTTTGAAACAATTCCCAATACTGGAGAAGCATTTGTGGAGGAAAGAACTTCACCAGTGACTACTGAAGCAGTCAGTGTATCTGATGTTGCTGAAAAAGATTCACAAATAGCCTCTCCAGAACCTGTAAAAGTTAAGACACCAGAACCAGTAGAGGCTAAATCACCCGAACCAGTAAAGGCTAAATCACCTGAACCAGTAGAGGCTAAGTCACCCGAACCAGTAGAGGCTAAGTCACCCGAACCATTAGAGGTTAAGTCACCTGAACCAGTAGAGGCTAAATCACCAGAACTTATTGCTAAGTCACCAGAAGCTGTCAAATCCCCAGAACCAGAAGCTGTCAAATCCCCAGAACCAGCAGTAGCTAAAGCAACCAAAGCTGCAAAAACTCCTGCAAAATCTGCTGGAGATAAGGCCGCAACCAAGGCAACACCTGGGAAGGCTACTCCTAGCAAATCCACTCCTGCCAAGGCAACTCCTAAGTCTACAACTCCATCATCTACAAGAACCCCATCCACAAGAACCCCAACCACCAGGACTCCTCTAGCCAAAAGTACAGAGAAGAAAACTCCCACTAGTAAACCAGCTTCTCCTGCTGTAGCAAGTAGGACTGCAGCACCGAGACCTGCGTCGACTAGGCCAGCCTCGGCACCTACGTCTGCCAAACCTACAGTTTCAAGGACTGCAGCTCCAAAACCTGCTACTACAAAACCAGCTCCTGCCAAGCCCTCTACCACAAGATCATCTGTGACTGCCCCCAAACCTACTACAAAGGCAGCTGGAACCACTGTACCAAAAGCTGGAAGCACCACAAAGCCTACAACTACGCGTCCAACATCTGCCAGCACGACTACTACAAAGAAACCACTTGATGCCACAAAATCTGCAGATAAAGCAGATGGTAAATTAGTTAATGGCACAGCTCGCCCAAGCAGTCGGCCTGGAACTGCCAGACCCACTTCTACTACAACTGCAGCACGCAAACCTCTGACTTCTACAACGAAAACTGCCACCAAGTCAGctgctgaaaaagaaacaaagaatactACAAATCAGATTTTGTCAACACGTCCATCCAAAACTGCGTCGTCAACTACAAAAACAGCAGCAAGTAGAACCACCTCTGCAACACATTCCACATCTAGAACTACATCCAAGGTCTCTGAAAGTGCAAATGCTACAAAGAGTAGAGTAACCACCACAACGAAAACAACTGCATCAAAGACCACAG GTGCAGCAACCAAGAAGACAATGGTTACAAAGTCGAAAACTTCACAAGCAGGTACCAAGGAAACCTCTGTTAAAACAAAGACTGAAGCTGCAGTAATAGCTAAAGCAGAACCCCTGGTAAATGGAGAAAACAAAATTGCTGATGAAGAGACCAGTGTtgaagtattagaaaaatgtgcAGTAGAGGACATTATGCAGGCATCAAGTGAGAAGATAATTGCAGAAACCATGTCGTCGGAACAAATGGTTGTCACTACGGAAACGACTGAAGTTTTAGTGAATGGAGATCATTGA
- the LOC136825801 gene encoding microtubule-associated protein futsch-like isoform X1, whose product MARRRPSCRRRSSSGRTKAKASSGRRNDGASFKPKGQADFTSSKHTAMENGSARERKENCDPLGPPSCDPQGKKPLGNNNAPPSSPSSPLHRPNHLNNLINVNSGRDSACSDETPISSCSLYTSSSSTPSCDTPSLSSYDNSRTGTPSIQTPSMRTPSIRTPSLFGSSFDNSSFDASSLEYESNSSSVCGTPVTPRPGHPHPNAHPLELSSSQEESSEESRARKRTEKRKRYRRNRRLRMLAAMHMENVEREKLCKMASSSAGDKVDEAIATGGGAVGEMAIDVPVGNVVEGTQNGVEKESAFIEELTLPPAVTTLKERDSVEEVVDEGFSENFDKAQRKNLEETIVTTNMSAATKTVKDGDTYNRELSVDVIRIEVEGEVRFHGGEEGSKESENAKDIMNKYADGLSQTLKDEMDKITSEVLESRVSSEKSNEVTEEGCADEEGKVTEEEEKGCADEEGKVTEEEEKGCADEEGKVTEEEEKGCADEEGGSCEDDDGREEGTDDDPPKEKQSEEPSGSSSETGEESTSPDQVDGTSTSPAAENKETEKEPLPSGKQVNEEIDTVVCTKAVPDEVTSAVVNDNLHLINRFDKLELVDVIETQGCPENLVVLEMKNNADGLTGDSAGQEEEEEEQKITDNENGVEAPKGKVRFAGEEENENVEQVVDIPIIMESGYEEIFPEERVEVIDVMKAGEGEDGDIVIFEVQNDDEAKEEEEEEEGEEEEEEDGGVEETDNDTKEDAENEPNDEVAVAVGKEATDSSSTSEPGRKEEEVEIAQNGVISTDVDKNAVVGPTTVGDEAKKPAGKVDAALAELDSIPDGVCESGEVEEEEEDEEEWSYYRMEPQTHPQGEDVITSGGAPAAVSSKPAEDIEIISEPTDIVLDQVIVPAEEPKAKTEDLVADLIEESTDLTEQPEKNELVENIDEIPVTVGKTPDNLESKMDMDLIPSLDDHPERLINFSGPGLEKTDLIDTGLEQNSPHGSGSPRAPGSPRSVEGFVTSVELNTADESFATNFAVNQAQDGFAGPVMDQSSGPFSVYVSSSPEPTSLDPPTQSVDLLNMTSGLTNGQVDDEHPMNRAEVRDESPVEIVHAQSTVEVVAPPSPVDVSGPETLFTMPDQQVPDSPASVHMPPTDISFVPQPIIEPSAEVPVPVYVDDTPVSEPEIIPDVTQAVSATEDFVTVSKTEMEVEAENITETLVSNVESFVETTRTEVTEANYSMETETSNHMVTDFEAKEELLQLSSPVPPLYSDEKDVISVKSPDFETIPNTGEAFVEERTSPVTTEAVSVSDVAEKDSQIASPEPVKVKTPEPVEAKSPEPVKAKSPEPVEAKSPEPVEAKSPEPLEVKSPEPVEAKSPELIAKSPEAVKSPEPEAVKSPEPAVAKATKAAKTPAKSAGDKAATKATPGKATPSKSTPAKATPKSTTPSSTRTPSTRTPTTRTPLAKSTEKKTPTSKPASPAVASRTAAPRPASTRPASAPTSAKPTVSRTAAPKPATTKPAPAKPSTTRSSVTAPKPTTKAAGTTVPKAGSTTKPTTTRPTSASTTTTKKPLDATKSADKADGKLVNGTARPSSRPGTARPTSTTTAARKPLTSTTKTATKSAAEKETKNTTNQILSTRPSKTASSTTKTAASRTTSATHSTSRTTSKVSESANATKSRVTTTTKTTASKTTGAATKKTMVTKSKTSQAGTKETSVKTKTEAAVIAKAEPLVNGENKIADEETSVEVLEKCAVEDIMQASSEKIIAETMSSEQMVVTTETTEVLVNGDH is encoded by the exons ATGGCGAGACGCCGGCCCTCTTGTAGGCGCAGGAGTTCCTCCGGTAGGACAAAGGCCAAAGCCTCCTCAGGAAGGCGGAACGATGGCGCGTCCTTCAAGCCGAAAGGTCAGGCGGATTTCACGTCGAGTAAACACACAGCCATGGAAAACGGAAGCGcgagggagaggaaagaaaactGCGACCCCTTAGGCCCTCCATCATGTGACCCCCAGGGGAAGAAGCCCCTGGGCAACAACAAtgctcccccctcctccccctcctccccgctTCACAGACCCAATCACCTTAACAATCTAATTAACGTGAATTCTGGGAGGGACTCCGCTTGCAGCGACGAAACGCCAATATCCTCCTGTAGTCTGTATACCAGCTCGAGCAGCACACCTTCCTGCGACACTCCATCCTTGAGCTCTTACGACAACAGCCGGACGGGGACGCCCTCCATACAAACGCCGTCCATGAGGACGCCTTCCATAAGGACGCCCTCGCTCTTCGGCAGTTCCTTCGACAATTCGTCCTTCGACGCCTCTTCTCTGGAATACGAGAGCAACAGCTCGTCGGTGTGCGGCACCCCTGTCACCCCTCGACCGGGCCACCCCCACCCCAACGCCCACCCTCTCGAGTTGAGCAGCAGCCAGGAGGAGTCGAGCGAGGAGTCTCGCGCGAGGAAGAGAACCGAGAAGAGGAAGCGCTACAGGAGGAACAGGAGGCTTAGGATGTTGGCCGCCATGCACATGGAGAACGTCGAGAGGGAGAAGCTGTGTAAAATGGCGTCTTCTTCTGCCGGCGACAAGGTCGACGAAGCTATTGCTACTGGTGGTGGTGCTGTTGGGGAAATGGCCATCGACGTGCCGGTTGGGAATGTCGTCGAGGGAACACAGAACGGAGTAGAGAAGGAAAGTGCCTTTATCGAAGAGTTAACGTTGCCGCCTGCCGTGACGACCCTCAAAGAGAGGGACAGCGTCGAAGAAGTCGTCGACGAAGGGTTTTCTGAGAATTTCGACAAGGCCCAGCGTAAGAATCTGGAGGAGACGATCGTCACGACCAATATGTCGGCGGCGACAAAGACCGTGAAAGACGGAGACACTTATAACAGAGAGTTGTCTGTAGATGTCATCAGAATCGAGGTTGAGGGAGAGGTCAGATTTCACGGAGGGGAAGAAGGGTCAAAGGAGAGTGAAAATGCAAAGGACATCATGAACAAGTACGCCGACGGTCTCTCGCAGACGCTGAAGGACGAGATGGACAAAATAACGAGCGAGGTCCTGGAGAGTCGAGTTTCCAGTGAGAAGAGTAATGAAGTTACCGAAGAAGGGTGCGCAGATGAAGAAGGTAAAGTTAccgaagaagaggagaaagggtGCGCAGATGAAGAAGGTAAAGTTaccgaagaagaagagaaagggtgCGCAGATGAAGAAGGTAAAGTTaccgaagaagaagagaaagggtgCGCAGATGAAGAAGGAGGTTCCTGCGAGGATGACGATGGCAGAGAAGAAGGCACAGATGACGACCCGCCGAAGGAGAAACAGTCGGAGGAACCCTCTGGTTCCTCATCTGAAACAGGAGAGGAAAGCACTTCTCCCGATCAAGTAGACGGCACCTCGACCTCCCCAGCTGCCgaaaataaagaaactgagaAGGAACCTTTGCCTTCAGGAAAGCAAGTTAACGAGGAAATAGACACCGTCGTCTGTACGAAGGCGGTACCTGACGAAGTCACTTCTGCGGTAGTGAACGACAACCTCCACCTGATAAATCGCTTTGATAAACTCGAATTGGTCGACGTCATTGAAACCCAGGGTTGCCCGGAGAATCTGGTCGTTCTGGAGATGAAGAACAACGCCGACGGTTTGACCGGCGATAGCGCAggtcaagaggaggaggaggaggaacagaagaTAACGGATAACGAAAACGGCGTGGAGGCGCCCAAAGGCAAAGTGAGGTTTGCCGGAGAGGAGGAGAACGAGAATGTCGAGCAAGTCGTCGATATCCCCATTATAATGGAATCCGGTTACGAGGAAATCTTCCCGGAGGAACGGGTCGAGGTGATCGACGTCATGAAAGCCGGAGAAGGGGAAGACGGAGATATAGTGATATTTGAGGTTCAGAATGACGacgaagcaaaagaagaagaagaagaagaggagggggaggaggaggaggaggaggatgggggcgTAGAGGAAACTGACAACGACACGAAAGAGGATGCAGAAAATGAGCCGAATGACGAAGTCGCAGTCGCTGTTGGAAAGGAAGCgactgacagcagcagcaccAGCGAGCCGGGGCGAAAAGAGGAGGAAGTCGAAATTGCTCAAAACGGCGTGATTTCGACAGACGTGGATAAAAACGCAGTAGTAGGACCCACCACCGTCGGGGATGAAGCGAAGAAGCCTgcaggaaaag TTGATGCAGCATTGGCAGAACTAGACAGCATCCCTGACGGTGTTTGCGAATCTGGTGAagtagaagaggaggaagaagacgaagaggagtgGTCTTACTATCGTATGGAACCACAGACACATCCACAG GGTGAAGACGTAATTACTAGTGGAGGTGCCCCTGCTGCTGTGTCCTCCAAACCAGCTGAAGACATTGAAATCATATCAGAACCTACTGATATAGTCCTTGACCAAGTCATTGTCCCAGCAGAAGAACCTAAGGCTAAAACTGAAGATTTAGTAGCTGATCTGATTGAAGAAAGCACTGATTTGACTGAGCAACCAGAAAAGAATGAGCTTGTAGAAAACATTGATGAAATACCAGTCACTGTAGGAAAGACTCCTGATAATCTTGAAAGCAAGATGGATATGGATTTGATTCCTAGCTTGGATGATCACCCAGAGAGGTTGATTAACTTCTCAGGCCCTGGTCTTGAGAAAACTGATTTGATCGACACAGGTTTAGAGCAGAATAGCCCTCATGGTTCTGGTAGCCCAAGGGCTCCAGGAAGCCCAAGATCAGTTGAAGGCTTTGTTACTTCTGTGGAGCTGAATACAGCAGATGAAAGCTTTGCTACCAATTTTGCTGTGAACCAGGCTCAGGATGGCTTTGCTGGCCCAGTGATGGACCAGTCATCAGGACCTTTCAGTGTTTATGTTAGTTCATCTCCAGAACCAACTAGTTTGGACCCACCTACACAGTCTGTTGATTTGCTCAACATGACCTCTGGTTTGACTAATGGACAAGTGGATGATGAGCATCCTATGAATCGAGCAGAGGTTCGGGATGAGTCTCCCGTAGAGATTGTTCATGCTCAGTCAACTGTGGAAGTAGTTGCACCCCCATCTCCTGTGGATGTAAGTGGACCTGAAACTCTGTTTACTATGCCTGATCAGCAAGTCCCAGATTCTCCTGCCTCCGTTCACATGCCGCCAACAGATATCTCTTTTGTTCCCCAACCAATTATAGAACCTTCTGCCGAAGTTCCAGTTCCTGTATATGTAGATGATACACCAGTGTCAGAGCCTGAGATAATTCCTGATGTAACCCAGGCTGTATCTGCTACTGAAGACTTTGTTACAGTATCTAAAACTGAAATGGAAGTGGAAGCTGAGAATATAACTGAAACACTAGTTTCCAATGTTGAGTCTTTTGTCGAGACTACTCGAACTGAAGTTACTGAGGCTAATTATTCTATGGAAACTGAAACTTCAAACCATATGGTGACTGATTTTGAAGCTAAAGAAGAATTGTTGCAGTTGTCGTCACCTGTACCTCCATTATACAGTGACGAAAAGGATGTTATTTCTGTTAAGTCTCCAGACTTTGAAACAATTCCCAATACTGGAGAAGCATTTGTGGAGGAAAGAACTTCACCAGTGACTACTGAAGCAGTCAGTGTATCTGATGTTGCTGAAAAAGATTCACAAATAGCCTCTCCAGAACCTGTAAAAGTTAAGACACCAGAACCAGTAGAGGCTAAATCACCCGAACCAGTAAAGGCTAAATCACCTGAACCAGTAGAGGCTAAGTCACCCGAACCAGTAGAGGCTAAGTCACCCGAACCATTAGAGGTTAAGTCACCTGAACCAGTAGAGGCTAAATCACCAGAACTTATTGCTAAGTCACCAGAAGCTGTCAAATCCCCAGAACCAGAAGCTGTCAAATCCCCAGAACCAGCAGTAGCTAAAGCAACCAAAGCTGCAAAAACTCCTGCAAAATCTGCTGGAGATAAGGCCGCAACCAAGGCAACACCTGGGAAGGCTACTCCTAGCAAATCCACTCCTGCCAAGGCAACTCCTAAGTCTACAACTCCATCATCTACAAGAACCCCATCCACAAGAACCCCAACCACCAGGACTCCTCTAGCCAAAAGTACAGAGAAGAAAACTCCCACTAGTAAACCAGCTTCTCCTGCTGTAGCAAGTAGGACTGCAGCACCGAGACCTGCGTCGACTAGGCCAGCCTCGGCACCTACGTCTGCCAAACCTACAGTTTCAAGGACTGCAGCTCCAAAACCTGCTACTACAAAACCAGCTCCTGCCAAGCCCTCTACCACAAGATCATCTGTGACTGCCCCCAAACCTACTACAAAGGCAGCTGGAACCACTGTACCAAAAGCTGGAAGCACCACAAAGCCTACAACTACGCGTCCAACATCTGCCAGCACGACTACTACAAAGAAACCACTTGATGCCACAAAATCTGCAGATAAAGCAGATGGTAAATTAGTTAATGGCACAGCTCGCCCAAGCAGTCGGCCTGGAACTGCCAGACCCACTTCTACTACAACTGCAGCACGCAAACCTCTGACTTCTACAACGAAAACTGCCACCAAGTCAGctgctgaaaaagaaacaaagaatactACAAATCAGATTTTGTCAACACGTCCATCCAAAACTGCGTCGTCAACTACAAAAACAGCAGCAAGTAGAACCACCTCTGCAACACATTCCACATCTAGAACTACATCCAAGGTCTCTGAAAGTGCAAATGCTACAAAGAGTAGAGTAACCACCACAACGAAAACAACTGCATCAAAGACCACAG GTGCAGCAACCAAGAAGACAATGGTTACAAAGTCGAAAACTTCACAAGCAGGTACCAAGGAAACCTCTGTTAAAACAAAGACTGAAGCTGCAGTAATAGCTAAAGCAGAACCCCTGGTAAATGGAGAAAACAAAATTGCTGATGAAGAGACCAGTGTtgaagtattagaaaaatgtgcAGTAGAGGACATTATGCAGGCATCAAGTGAGAAGATAATTGCAGAAACCATGTCGTCGGAACAAATGGTTGTCACTACGGAAACGACTGAAGTTTTAGTGAATGGAGATCATTGA